A portion of the Pseudomonas sp. PSE14 genome contains these proteins:
- a CDS encoding acyl-CoA reductase — protein sequence MSHPIAPMIIRGEVITDHLIEVGGRGGDLTFLTPDAHRYLDRLPLGNPAKLADLYALSFEDILDYCEALAERLDFASNRYLQEACELSYLTAPTTPTMVRGAYMNLRHLLTREAIIEMAESTVGIPYLEGWVRQCLLDGTELETRCFGSRALHIVAGNAVALSLWTIVRNMVLRSDAIIKAPSNDPFTALAIARTMIDMAPDHPLTKHLSVAYWKGGDQALEQRLYQPQNIEKIVAWGGFAALKHVTRYIQPGLELISLDPKRSASIIGSEAFASEASLREAAVRLATDIGVLNQKGCVCSRVAYVQSGTDSAGLERLNRFGQYVYEALLALPNTVSTRPKRYDPGLKAHVDALRLDDDWYRVIGGREGEGAIICSQLPEAVSFAASLDDRTANLVPVDSLEQMLDAVDAYTQTVGVYPEAIKDRIKDVLPLYGAQRIVSLGYAAAMKFAAPQDAIEPMRRMGKWISNQIASPETTPAPWLRPSL from the coding sequence TACCTGGACCGCCTGCCGCTGGGCAACCCGGCGAAGCTGGCCGACCTCTACGCGCTGAGCTTCGAGGACATCCTCGACTACTGCGAGGCCCTCGCCGAGCGCCTGGACTTCGCCAGCAACCGTTACCTGCAGGAAGCCTGCGAGCTGTCCTACCTGACCGCACCGACCACCCCGACCATGGTGCGCGGCGCCTACATGAACCTGCGCCACCTGCTGACCCGCGAGGCGATCATCGAGATGGCCGAGAGCACCGTCGGCATCCCGTACCTGGAGGGCTGGGTGCGCCAGTGCTTGCTCGACGGCACCGAGCTGGAGACCCGCTGCTTCGGCTCCCGCGCGCTGCACATCGTGGCCGGCAACGCGGTGGCGCTGTCCCTGTGGACCATCGTGCGCAACATGGTCCTGCGCAGCGATGCGATCATCAAGGCGCCGTCCAACGACCCCTTCACCGCGCTGGCCATCGCCCGCACCATGATCGACATGGCGCCCGACCACCCGTTGACCAAGCACCTCAGCGTGGCCTACTGGAAGGGCGGCGACCAGGCCCTGGAGCAGCGCCTGTACCAGCCGCAGAACATCGAGAAGATCGTCGCCTGGGGCGGTTTCGCCGCGCTCAAGCACGTCACCCGCTACATCCAGCCGGGGCTGGAGCTGATCTCCCTGGATCCCAAGCGCAGCGCCAGCATCATCGGCAGCGAGGCCTTCGCCAGCGAGGCCAGCCTGCGCGAGGCGGCGGTGCGCCTGGCCACCGATATCGGCGTGCTGAACCAGAAGGGCTGCGTCTGTTCGCGGGTGGCCTACGTGCAGAGCGGCACCGACAGCGCCGGGCTGGAGCGTCTCAACCGCTTCGGCCAGTACGTCTACGAGGCGCTGCTGGCGTTGCCCAACACCGTCAGCACGCGGCCCAAGCGCTATGACCCGGGGCTCAAGGCCCACGTCGACGCGCTGCGCCTGGATGACGACTGGTACCGGGTGATCGGCGGCCGCGAAGGCGAGGGCGCGATCATCTGCTCGCAGCTGCCCGAGGCGGTGTCCTTCGCCGCCAGCCTGGACGACCGCACCGCCAACCTGGTGCCGGTGGATTCGCTGGAGCAGATGCTCGATGCGGTCGACGCCTACACCCAGACCGTCGGCGTCTACCCCGAGGCGATCAAGGACCGGATCAAGGACGTGCTGCCGTTGTACGGCGCGCAGCGCATCGTATCCCTGGGCTACGCGGCAGCGATGAAGTTCGCCGCCCCGCAGGACGCCATCGAGCCGATGCGTCGCATGGGCAAGTGGATCAGCAACCAGATCGCCTCGCCGGAGACCACCCCGGCGCCCTGGCTGCGTCCATCGCTCTGA
- a CDS encoding NAD(P)-dependent alcohol dehydrogenase, with protein sequence MSQCLSYAASAARAPLAPLRIDRRELRADDVAIEIAYCGVCHTDLHYAHNDWNNTLFPCVPGHEIVGLVSAVGPAVSRYKVGDRVAVGCLVDSCQHCAACEANEEPHCEHGATPTYNGRDRQNGEVTLGGYSQNIVVSERFVLRVPEALDMRFTGPLLCAGITVWTPLREHGVGQGSRVAVLGLGGLGHLAVKLAVALGAEVTVITSSPGKADDARALGAHDVLLSSDAQAMKAAANRFDFILDTIPRQHNLNPYLMLLGRHGKLVLVGALEPLEPIHGALLARNNRSISGSLVGGLAQTQELLDFCAEHEVLPQCELIAMEDINAAFERMERNDVKYRFVIDMASLRD encoded by the coding sequence ATGTCCCAATGCCTCAGCTACGCCGCCAGCGCTGCCCGCGCGCCGCTGGCTCCGCTGCGCATCGACCGCCGCGAGCTGCGCGCGGACGACGTCGCCATCGAAATCGCTTACTGCGGCGTGTGCCATACCGACCTGCACTACGCGCACAACGACTGGAACAACACCCTCTTCCCCTGCGTGCCCGGCCACGAGATCGTCGGCCTGGTCAGCGCCGTCGGCCCGGCGGTCAGCCGCTACAAGGTGGGTGACCGGGTGGCGGTCGGCTGCCTGGTGGACAGCTGCCAGCACTGCGCCGCCTGCGAGGCGAACGAGGAGCCGCACTGCGAACACGGCGCCACGCCCACCTACAACGGCCGCGACCGGCAGAACGGCGAAGTGACCCTCGGCGGCTATTCGCAGAACATCGTGGTCAGCGAGCGCTTCGTGCTGCGCGTGCCCGAAGCGCTGGACATGCGCTTCACCGGCCCGCTGCTGTGCGCCGGCATCACCGTGTGGACGCCCTTGCGCGAGCACGGCGTGGGGCAGGGCAGTCGCGTCGCGGTGCTCGGCCTGGGCGGCCTCGGCCACCTGGCGGTGAAGCTGGCCGTGGCCCTGGGCGCCGAGGTGACCGTCATCACCAGCTCCCCCGGCAAGGCCGACGACGCCCGTGCCCTCGGTGCCCACGACGTGCTGCTGTCCAGCGATGCCCAGGCGATGAAGGCGGCGGCGAACCGCTTCGACTTCATCCTCGACACCATCCCCCGGCAGCACAACCTCAACCCCTACCTGATGCTCCTCGGCCGCCACGGCAAGCTGGTGCTGGTGGGCGCACTGGAACCGCTGGAGCCTATCCATGGTGCGCTGCTGGCGCGCAACAACCGCTCCATCTCCGGTTCGCTGGTCGGCGGCCTGGCGCAGACCCAGGAACTGCTGGACTTCTGCGCCGAGCATGAGGTGCTGCCGCAGTGCGAGCTGATCGCCATGGAGGACATCAACGCGGCCTTCGAGCGCATGGAGCGCAACGACGTGAAATACCGCTTCGTCATCGACATGGCCTCGCTGCGGGACTGA
- a CDS encoding DUF1214 domain-containing protein: protein MRMPHALSAVAASVLLTTCPFALASEAAPAVDAQAISDAYVYLLGRTLVLRQQRIDLSEGMGWNNLVHRKPGAVDWPNPNLDVAYSEAWLALDEHSCTLLGVPKIQGRYYTAQVLNGWGETLANVNERTYPERPDGEFAFCLKDAQVKLPADVRRIDLPVRSARLLTRVELGADPQGAERLQRAFTLQPTGKPALPQVPPVADFAWPKLPGVEIFDGAEAALAEPDINPGMAPLQAKVRAVAAAIGDPQQRQRIDQIIRSRAYADLAKASPTMGGGTLRNGWSRPPATGTYGSNYLTRTLVDYGGIWANTRSEVNYFRGALDADGKPLDGGASYSLTFPREQLPASQAHYFWSITATDSKTFRVLPNPLQRFLLNNHSPLTYNADGSLTLYFAPQKPAGAPEGNWLPTRADLPYRLVFRYYGAKGAVADGSYFPPVIVKGS from the coding sequence ATGCGGATGCCCCATGCCCTCAGCGCCGTCGCGGCCAGCGTGCTGCTGACGACCTGCCCCTTCGCCCTGGCCAGCGAGGCCGCGCCTGCCGTGGACGCGCAGGCGATCAGCGACGCCTACGTCTACCTGCTCGGCCGCACGCTGGTGCTGCGCCAGCAGCGCATCGACCTGAGCGAAGGCATGGGCTGGAACAACCTGGTCCACCGCAAGCCCGGTGCGGTGGACTGGCCCAACCCCAACCTCGATGTCGCCTATTCCGAAGCCTGGCTGGCGCTGGACGAGCACAGCTGCACGCTGCTCGGCGTGCCGAAGATCCAGGGCCGCTACTACACCGCCCAGGTGCTCAACGGCTGGGGCGAGACCCTGGCCAACGTCAACGAGCGCACCTACCCCGAGCGCCCCGACGGCGAGTTCGCCTTCTGCCTGAAGGACGCGCAGGTGAAGCTGCCTGCCGATGTCCGTCGAATCGACCTGCCGGTACGTAGCGCGCGCCTGCTGACCCGCGTCGAACTGGGCGCCGACCCGCAGGGCGCCGAACGCCTGCAACGCGCCTTCACCTTGCAGCCCACCGGCAAGCCGGCGTTGCCCCAGGTGCCGCCGGTAGCAGACTTCGCGTGGCCGAAGCTGCCCGGCGTGGAAATCTTCGACGGCGCCGAGGCGGCCCTGGCCGAACCCGATATCAACCCCGGCATGGCGCCGCTGCAAGCCAAGGTGCGCGCCGTTGCCGCCGCGATCGGTGACCCGCAACAGCGCCAGCGCATCGACCAGATCATCCGCAGCCGCGCCTACGCCGACCTCGCCAAGGCCTCGCCGACCATGGGCGGCGGCACCCTGCGCAACGGCTGGTCGCGGCCACCGGCCACCGGTACCTACGGCAGCAACTACCTGACCCGCACGCTGGTGGACTACGGCGGCATCTGGGCCAATACCCGCAGCGAGGTGAACTACTTCCGCGGCGCCCTGGACGCCGACGGCAAGCCTCTTGACGGCGGCGCCAGCTACAGCCTGACCTTCCCCCGCGAGCAGTTGCCGGCCAGCCAGGCGCATTACTTCTGGTCGATCACCGCAACCGACTCGAAGACCTTCCGCGTGCTGCCCAATCCGCTCCAGCGCTTCCTGCTCAACAACCACTCGCCGCTGACCTACAACGCGGACGGGTCGCTGACGCTCTACTTCGCCCCGCAGAAACCCGCCGGCGCACCCGAGGGCAACTGGCTGCCGACCCGCGCCGACCTGCCATACCGCCTGGTGTTCCGCTACTACGGCGCCAAGGGCGCGGTAGCGGACGGCAGCTACTTCCCGCCGGTCATCGTCAAAGGTTCCTGA
- a CDS encoding DUF1254 domain-containing protein, giving the protein MFKPLRLATTLALLLAGAAHAADAPVPVTLDNFVRAESDRYFALTAQRGGFGQFVHWRELMPVDAKTVVRPNRDTLYSTAVFDLDAGPVTVELPEAGKRYRSLAVIDEDHHVLAMHYRAGRYRIAREDVGTRYVLLGVRTLIDPASSEDLQQAHALQDRIRVSQPGGPGQFAVPAWDKASQDRLRAALIVLGRTVGDSRGMFGAPGQVDPLRHLVGSAIAWGGNPERDAFYQIVTPPRNDGATAYRLDVPTVPVGAFWSISVYDAQGRFQRNELGAYTLNNLTAQKGEGGKVSVRFGDCKAGVVNCLPIMPGWNYMIRYYLPQPVILDGGWKMPEPQPLS; this is encoded by the coding sequence ATGTTCAAACCCCTGCGCCTGGCGACCACGCTGGCCCTGCTGCTGGCGGGCGCCGCCCATGCCGCTGATGCACCGGTGCCGGTCACGCTCGACAATTTCGTGCGTGCCGAGTCGGATCGTTATTTCGCCCTTACCGCGCAGCGCGGCGGCTTCGGCCAGTTCGTCCATTGGCGCGAGCTGATGCCGGTGGATGCCAAGACGGTGGTGCGGCCCAACCGCGACACCCTGTATTCCACCGCGGTCTTCGACCTGGACGCCGGGCCGGTCACAGTGGAACTGCCGGAGGCTGGCAAGCGCTACCGCTCGCTGGCAGTGATCGATGAAGATCACCATGTGCTCGCCATGCATTACCGCGCAGGACGCTACCGTATCGCCCGCGAGGACGTCGGCACGCGCTACGTGCTGCTCGGCGTGCGGACCCTGATCGACCCCGCCAGCAGCGAGGACCTGCAGCAGGCGCATGCATTGCAGGACCGCATCCGCGTCAGCCAGCCCGGCGGCCCCGGCCAGTTCGCCGTTCCCGCCTGGGACAAGGCCAGCCAGGACCGCCTGCGCGCCGCGCTGATCGTCCTCGGTAGGACAGTGGGGGATTCGCGTGGCATGTTCGGCGCGCCGGGACAGGTCGATCCGCTGCGGCATCTGGTCGGCAGCGCCATCGCCTGGGGCGGCAACCCCGAGCGCGATGCCTTCTACCAGATCGTCACGCCGCCACGGAACGACGGCGCCACCGCCTACCGCCTGGACGTTCCGACGGTTCCGGTGGGGGCGTTCTGGTCGATCAGCGTCTACGATGCGCAGGGCCGTTTCCAGCGCAACGAACTGGGCGCCTATACCCTGAACAACCTGACGGCGCAGAAGGGCGAGGGCGGCAAGGTCAGCGTGCGCTTCGGTGATTGCAAGGCGGGGGTGGTGAACTGTCTACCGATCATGCCGGGGTGGAACTACATGATCCGCTACTACCTGCCGCAGCCGGTGATTCTCGATGGCGGCTGGAAGATGCCGGAGCCGCAGCCGCTGTCCTGA
- a CDS encoding AMP-binding protein — MTTMNFSRTIGNLAVRFGEREALVNIERNRRYSFRQLHALTNRIVNMMRERLQLRRGDTYLCILENDNIALLHAWTALKGDAAAAYTNYRDAFDEHRWQVEFIRPKVVFIENALLDSHFPMLRELGIVVVCMDPPATPRDGLLYFWDLLEGVSDANPDVENDIQHDALVYRFTGGTTGQGKCATYTTDNWLALRDSMYMESEQPYQPDTRFLHMAPISHGSGLGLLPTLFRGGCTVTQNVPDMVQLCRNIEAERITMTLLVPTMVYRLLEMPEASHYDLSSLQTLAYGAAPMSPAKLRQAQERFGNIFMQIYGATESLHAVAILGKAEHLSASEQQLGSAGRIAAAAEVIIVDEDGKELPLGQTGELWVRSRGTIGGYYRNPEGTANEFSNGFWKSGDLGYIDDQGFLFLVDRKKDMIITGGFNVYAVEVEAALNAHAAVSNSAVVGIPHEEWGEAVHAEVVLKAGAQVSVEELQAYVKERLGRFKAPKSIILVDALPVSVVGKVLRRQVRDKYWKDKARRVS; from the coding sequence ATGACAACCATGAATTTCTCGCGAACCATCGGCAACCTGGCGGTCCGCTTCGGCGAGCGCGAGGCCCTGGTCAACATCGAGCGCAACCGCCGCTACAGCTTCCGCCAACTGCACGCCCTGACCAACCGCATCGTCAACATGATGCGCGAGCGCCTGCAACTGCGCCGCGGCGACACCTACCTGTGCATCCTGGAAAACGACAACATCGCGCTGCTGCACGCCTGGACCGCGCTCAAGGGCGACGCCGCGGCGGCGTACACCAATTACCGCGATGCTTTCGACGAGCACCGCTGGCAGGTCGAGTTCATCCGCCCGAAGGTGGTGTTCATCGAGAACGCCCTGCTCGACAGCCATTTCCCCATGCTCCGCGAACTGGGCATCGTGGTGGTGTGCATGGACCCGCCGGCGACCCCGCGCGACGGCCTGCTGTATTTCTGGGACCTGCTCGAAGGCGTCTCGGACGCCAACCCGGACGTCGAGAACGACATCCAGCATGACGCCCTGGTCTACCGCTTCACCGGCGGCACCACCGGCCAGGGCAAGTGCGCCACCTACACCACCGACAACTGGCTGGCCCTGCGCGACTCGATGTACATGGAGAGCGAGCAGCCCTACCAGCCCGACACCCGCTTCCTGCACATGGCGCCGATCAGCCACGGTTCCGGTCTGGGCCTGCTGCCGACGCTGTTCCGTGGCGGCTGCACGGTGACCCAGAACGTGCCCGACATGGTCCAACTGTGCCGCAACATCGAGGCGGAACGCATCACCATGACCCTGCTGGTGCCGACCATGGTCTATCGCCTGCTGGAAATGCCCGAGGCCAGCCACTACGACCTGAGCTCCCTGCAGACCCTGGCCTACGGCGCCGCGCCGATGAGCCCGGCCAAGCTGCGACAGGCCCAGGAGCGCTTCGGCAACATCTTCATGCAGATCTACGGCGCCACCGAGAGCCTGCATGCGGTGGCCATCCTGGGCAAGGCCGAGCACCTGAGCGCCAGCGAGCAGCAACTGGGCTCCGCCGGGCGCATCGCGGCCGCGGCCGAGGTGATCATCGTCGACGAAGACGGCAAGGAGCTGCCCCTGGGCCAGACCGGCGAGTTGTGGGTGCGCTCGCGCGGCACCATCGGCGGTTACTACCGCAACCCCGAAGGCACTGCCAACGAGTTCAGCAATGGCTTCTGGAAGTCCGGCGACCTGGGCTACATCGACGACCAGGGCTTCCTGTTCCTGGTCGACCGCAAGAAGGACATGATCATCACCGGCGGCTTCAACGTCTACGCGGTGGAAGTCGAGGCGGCGCTGAACGCCCACGCGGCGGTGTCCAACTCGGCGGTGGTCGGCATCCCCCACGAGGAATGGGGCGAGGCGGTACACGCCGAGGTGGTGCTCAAGGCCGGTGCGCAGGTTTCGGTCGAGGAGTTGCAGGCCTACGTCAAGGAACGCCTGGGACGCTTCAAGGCGCCCAAGTCCATCATCCTGGTCGATGCCCTGCCGGTGAGCGTGGTGGGCAAGGTGCTGCGCCGTCAGGTGCGGGACAAGTACTGGAAGGACAAGGCGCGGCGAGTGTCGTGA
- a CDS encoding SDR family oxidoreductase: protein MTIRFDDRVAIVTGAGNGLGRIHALQLAARGAKVVINDFGGSRDGTGSSSDAAQAVVEEIRKAGGNAIANGANVADYEQVQALVRQTVEAFGRVDILINNAGILRDKSFAKMELADIHAVLNVHLLGSMYCSKAVWDLMREQNYGRILMTTSAAGMFGNFGQANYGAAKMGLVGLMNMLAIEGRKNNIHVNTLAPMAATRMTEDVMPEELLKASRAEQVSPGALFLVSEQAPTKLVLGAGAGVFSAVRMEETTPVFLGSELTPEDVQAHLEQITDWSSAGPRNDANQQVGLFIDTAMKAFKGA, encoded by the coding sequence ATGACCATTCGTTTCGATGATCGCGTCGCCATCGTCACCGGCGCCGGCAACGGCCTGGGCCGCATCCACGCCCTGCAACTCGCCGCGCGCGGCGCCAAGGTGGTGATCAACGACTTCGGCGGCAGCCGCGACGGCACCGGCAGCTCCTCCGACGCCGCCCAGGCCGTGGTCGAGGAAATCCGCAAGGCCGGCGGCAACGCCATCGCCAACGGCGCCAACGTCGCCGACTACGAGCAGGTCCAGGCCCTGGTCCGGCAGACCGTCGAGGCCTTCGGCCGCGTCGACATCCTGATCAACAACGCCGGCATCCTGCGCGACAAGTCCTTCGCCAAGATGGAGCTGGCCGACATCCATGCCGTGCTCAACGTCCACCTGCTGGGGTCGATGTACTGCTCCAAGGCCGTCTGGGACCTGATGAGGGAGCAGAACTACGGGCGCATCCTGATGACCACCTCGGCCGCCGGCATGTTCGGCAACTTCGGCCAGGCCAACTACGGCGCGGCCAAGATGGGCCTGGTGGGTCTGATGAACATGCTCGCCATCGAGGGCCGCAAGAACAACATCCACGTCAACACCCTGGCGCCCATGGCCGCCACCCGCATGACCGAGGACGTGATGCCGGAAGAGCTGCTCAAGGCCAGCCGCGCCGAGCAGGTCAGCCCGGGCGCGCTGTTCCTGGTCAGCGAGCAGGCACCAACCAAGCTGGTGCTGGGCGCCGGCGCCGGCGTGTTCTCCGCCGTGCGCATGGAAGAGACCACGCCGGTGTTCCTGGGCAGCGAGCTGACCCCGGAAGACGTGCAGGCACACCTGGAGCAGATCACCGACTGGAGCAGCGCCGGCCCGCGCAACGATGCCAACCAGCAGGTCGGCCTGTTCATCGACACCGCGATGAAAGCCTTCAAGGGCGCCTGA
- a CDS encoding thiolase family protein, with product MENIYIVGVGMTAFGRHADKSVKQLTAWAVEDALKDAGCDRRSIQVAFYGNCTQGHFDGQHMIRGQVALLPLGLDGIPIFNIEGACASSSHAFNLAVTQLRAGAAEVALAVGAEKMFYSDKQKMFSAFESAWDIETFEDNRNYLAAMGKGIVPPPGSQSEKPYSPFMDVYAALGRGGLMERFGITQRQLAAVSSKNHGHSVHNERSQYRNAMSIEEILAAPPITYPITLPMCSPISDGAAAAILCTESALKKYGFDKSRAIKVLASVVRSASARAADDFANGCTHLAGKAAFEQAGIAPQDVDVVEVHDATAIGELLSIEALGLSEPGMSGVMAERGDFTLGGRLPVNPSGGLESKGHPIGATGIGQIFELVEQLRGNCGKRQVEGARIALQGNGGGLWRVEESTEHVGIFARA from the coding sequence ATGGAAAACATCTATATCGTCGGCGTCGGCATGACCGCCTTCGGCCGACACGCCGACAAGAGCGTCAAGCAGCTCACCGCCTGGGCCGTCGAGGACGCCCTGAAGGACGCCGGCTGCGATCGCCGGTCGATCCAGGTCGCCTTCTACGGCAACTGCACCCAGGGCCATTTCGACGGCCAGCACATGATCCGTGGCCAGGTCGCCCTGCTGCCCCTGGGCCTGGACGGCATCCCGATCTTCAACATCGAGGGCGCCTGCGCCTCCTCCAGCCACGCCTTCAACCTGGCAGTCACCCAGCTGCGCGCCGGCGCCGCCGAGGTGGCCCTGGCCGTCGGTGCGGAGAAGATGTTCTACAGCGACAAGCAGAAGATGTTCTCGGCCTTCGAGTCGGCCTGGGACATCGAGACTTTCGAGGACAACAGGAACTACCTGGCCGCCATGGGCAAGGGCATCGTCCCGCCGCCCGGCTCGCAGTCCGAGAAGCCCTACAGCCCGTTCATGGACGTCTACGCCGCCCTCGGCCGCGGCGGCCTGATGGAGCGCTTCGGCATCACCCAGCGCCAACTGGCGGCGGTGTCCTCGAAGAACCACGGGCACTCGGTGCACAATGAGCGCTCGCAGTACCGCAATGCCATGAGCATCGAGGAAATCCTCGCCGCGCCGCCGATCACCTACCCGATCACCCTGCCCATGTGCTCGCCGATCTCCGACGGCGCTGCCGCCGCGATCCTCTGCACCGAGTCGGCGCTGAAGAAATACGGCTTCGACAAGAGCCGTGCGATCAAGGTCCTGGCCAGCGTGGTGCGCTCGGCCTCCGCGCGCGCCGCCGACGATTTCGCCAACGGCTGCACGCACCTGGCCGGCAAGGCCGCCTTCGAACAGGCCGGCATCGCCCCGCAGGACGTCGACGTGGTCGAAGTGCACGACGCCACCGCCATCGGCGAGTTGCTCTCCATCGAGGCCCTGGGCCTGAGCGAGCCGGGCATGAGCGGCGTGATGGCCGAGCGCGGCGACTTCACTCTGGGCGGACGCCTGCCGGTCAACCCCTCGGGCGGCCTGGAATCCAAGGGCCACCCGATCGGCGCCACCGGCATCGGGCAGATCTTCGAACTGGTGGAGCAACTGCGTGGCAATTGCGGCAAGCGCCAGGTCGAGGGCGCGCGCATCGCCCTGCAGGGCAACGGCGGCGGCCTCTGGCGCGTCGAGGAGTCCACCGAGCACGTCGGCATCTTTGCCCGCGCCTGA
- a CDS encoding enoyl-CoA hydratase/isomerase family protein, which translates to MSESVKFEVKGQVGWITLSRPKAMNALNPEMLQAMVECLKAWEVDADVRVVALTATGPAFCAGADLKVAGAPQPGEMDLLDNIVAFFDRLRVFPKPVIAAVNGLALAGGLETVLCCDFVIAAESARFGDAHSNFGVFPGGGGAAILPRKIPENVAKYLLFTGDSLPAQDMKTYGLVSEVVPDGELLARVQAIGDKLAEKSPLVLRRMKRVADEAADKSRADALRHELLELRNHQRSYDIAEGLRAFAEKRKPAFKGY; encoded by the coding sequence ATGAGCGAATCCGTTAAGTTTGAAGTGAAAGGCCAGGTAGGCTGGATCACCCTCTCCCGTCCCAAGGCGATGAACGCCCTGAACCCGGAGATGCTCCAGGCCATGGTCGAATGCCTGAAGGCCTGGGAAGTCGACGCCGACGTGCGCGTGGTGGCGCTGACTGCCACCGGCCCGGCGTTCTGTGCCGGCGCCGACCTCAAGGTCGCCGGCGCTCCGCAGCCCGGTGAAATGGACCTGCTGGACAACATCGTCGCCTTCTTCGACCGCCTGCGCGTGTTCCCCAAGCCGGTGATCGCCGCGGTCAACGGCCTGGCCCTGGCCGGCGGCCTGGAGACCGTGCTGTGCTGCGATTTCGTGATCGCTGCCGAAAGCGCCCGCTTCGGTGACGCCCACTCCAACTTCGGCGTGTTCCCCGGCGGCGGCGGCGCGGCCATCCTGCCGCGCAAGATCCCGGAAAACGTCGCCAAGTACCTGCTGTTCACCGGCGACTCGCTGCCGGCGCAGGATATGAAGACCTACGGCCTGGTCAGCGAAGTGGTGCCCGACGGCGAATTGCTGGCCCGCGTCCAGGCCATCGGCGACAAGCTGGCGGAAAAGAGCCCGCTGGTGCTGCGGCGGATGAAGCGCGTGGCCGACGAGGCCGCCGACAAGTCCCGCGCCGATGCCCTGCGCCACGAGCTGCTGGAACTGCGCAACCACCAGCGTTCCTACGACATCGCCGAGGGCCTGCGCGCCTTCGCCGAGAAGCGCAAACCGGCCTTCAAGGGCTATTGA